The proteins below are encoded in one region of Microbispora sp. NBC_01189:
- a CDS encoding NAD(P)/FAD-dependent oxidoreductase: MTADGAYDVVVLGMGPGGEGVAGRLAEAGLGVAAVEAGLIGGECAYWGCVPSKMMVRAADLLAEARRVPGVAGSVRVTPAWAPVIDRITGEGTDDWSDAGKAEHFESAGVEVLRGRGRITGPREVTVNGRRLRARRGIVVATGTTPAVPPIDGLEGTPYWTNRDAVVARRVPESLIVLGGGAVGCELAQVFARFGARVTIVEGAGRLLPREEPEAGALLARVFAGERVETRVGVAVERVRHDGTGFTLTLGDGRTLRAAHLLVATGRDIDLAAIGAGNAGLDEKARFVEVDERMRAADGVWAVGDVTGRGAYTHVAVYQGRIAARDILGEGGPAADYRAVPRVTFTDPEVGAVGLTEREAREAGVEVRVGFAALGDSARGWIHGPGHEGLVKLVEDARRGVLVGATSSGPAGGEVLGALVVAVQNEIPTARLRHMMYAYPTFHRAVEDALETLDHRQSDINT, translated from the coding sequence ATGACTGCAGACGGCGCCTACGACGTTGTGGTGCTCGGCATGGGACCCGGCGGCGAGGGCGTCGCGGGACGGCTGGCGGAGGCGGGGCTCGGCGTGGCCGCCGTGGAGGCCGGCCTGATCGGGGGCGAGTGCGCCTACTGGGGCTGTGTCCCCTCGAAGATGATGGTGCGCGCAGCTGATCTGCTGGCCGAGGCCCGCCGCGTGCCCGGCGTGGCCGGGTCGGTCCGGGTGACCCCGGCGTGGGCCCCGGTGATCGACCGGATCACCGGTGAGGGCACCGACGACTGGAGCGACGCCGGCAAGGCCGAGCACTTCGAGAGCGCCGGAGTCGAGGTCCTACGCGGCCGCGGCCGGATCACCGGCCCGCGCGAGGTGACCGTGAACGGCCGCCGGCTGCGCGCCCGCCGGGGGATCGTCGTCGCCACCGGCACCACGCCCGCCGTTCCGCCGATCGACGGCCTGGAGGGCACGCCGTACTGGACCAACCGGGACGCCGTCGTGGCGCGGCGGGTGCCCGAGTCGCTGATCGTGCTCGGCGGCGGAGCGGTCGGCTGCGAGCTCGCCCAGGTCTTCGCCCGGTTCGGCGCCCGGGTCACGATCGTGGAGGGCGCCGGCCGCCTGCTGCCCCGTGAGGAGCCGGAGGCGGGCGCGCTGCTGGCCCGCGTGTTCGCCGGGGAACGCGTCGAGACGCGCGTCGGCGTCGCCGTCGAGCGGGTGCGGCACGACGGCACCGGCTTCACTCTGACGCTCGGCGACGGCCGGACCCTGCGCGCCGCGCACCTGCTGGTGGCGACCGGGCGCGACATCGATCTGGCGGCGATCGGCGCCGGGAACGCCGGCCTGGACGAGAAGGCCCGCTTTGTCGAGGTGGACGAGCGGATGCGGGCCGCCGACGGCGTCTGGGCGGTGGGCGACGTGACCGGCCGCGGAGCCTACACGCACGTCGCCGTCTACCAGGGCAGGATCGCCGCCCGCGACATCCTCGGCGAGGGCGGGCCCGCCGCCGACTACCGCGCGGTGCCGCGCGTCACGTTCACCGATCCGGAGGTCGGCGCGGTCGGCCTGACCGAGCGGGAGGCCCGGGAGGCCGGCGTCGAGGTGCGGGTCGGGTTCGCCGCGCTCGGCGACTCGGCCCGGGGCTGGATCCACGGGCCGGGGCACGAGGGCCTGGTCAAGCTGGTCGAGGACGCGCGGCGCGGGGTGCTCGTCGGCGCCACCAGCAGCGGACCGGCGGGCGGCGAGGTCCTCGGCGCGCTCGTGGTCGCGGTGCAGAACGAGATCCCCACCGCGCGGCTGCGGCACATGATGTACGCGTATCCGACCTTCCACCGTGCCGTCGAGGACGCGCTGGAGACCCTCGACCACCGGCAGTCCGATATCAACACGTGA
- a CDS encoding alpha-amylase family protein — MRLSMTSDLWWKNAVVYCLDIETFADGDGDGIGDFRGAIQRIDHLDRMGVTCIWLMPFFPTPDKDDGYDITDFYNVDPRLGTLGDFVEFMRVARDRGIRVIADLVVNHTSDQHPWFKEARSSRNSRYRDWYIWSDKPEPDDPEGVVFPDKEDSLWEYDEKTEQYYYHRFYRFQPDLNTANHEVRDEISRILGFWMELGLSGFRVDAVPFLIEQVTNDGDDLPDPHEFFACLRAFLSRRDGSAILLGEVNLPYPDLVKYFGKDLGDELTMCFDFISMQRTYLSLARKDARPLAAALRERPNPPRDSQWATFMRNHDELTLDKLSDTEREEIFAAFGPDKDMQVFGRGLRRRLPPMLGGDRERIKMVYSLLFSLPGTPVLFYGEEIGMGENLELEGRLAVRTPMQWTPHRNGGFSEADPAKVGMPMTKGDFGPEKVNVSAQERDPDSLLAWITRLIRHYRDCPEFAWGKYTVLDTGVDAVFAHRADCDGETVVAVHNLGDAETEVELTLEGLDSSKVLTDLLVDGRVEIGDSGRAGFPMGRYGCRWFRASTPETAPADSADPS; from the coding sequence ATGAGACTCAGCATGACCTCCGACCTCTGGTGGAAGAACGCGGTCGTGTACTGCCTCGACATCGAGACCTTCGCCGACGGCGACGGCGACGGGATCGGCGACTTCCGGGGCGCCATCCAGCGCATCGACCACCTGGACAGGATGGGTGTCACGTGCATCTGGCTGATGCCGTTCTTCCCGACGCCTGACAAGGACGACGGGTACGACATCACCGACTTCTACAACGTCGACCCGCGCCTGGGGACGCTCGGCGACTTCGTCGAGTTCATGCGGGTGGCCAGGGACCGCGGCATCAGGGTCATCGCGGACCTCGTGGTCAACCACACCTCCGACCAGCATCCCTGGTTCAAGGAGGCGCGCTCGAGCCGGAACTCCCGCTACCGCGACTGGTACATCTGGTCGGACAAGCCGGAGCCGGACGACCCCGAGGGCGTGGTGTTCCCCGACAAGGAGGACAGTCTCTGGGAGTACGACGAGAAGACCGAGCAGTACTACTACCACCGGTTCTACCGGTTCCAGCCCGACCTCAACACCGCCAACCACGAGGTGCGGGACGAGATCTCCCGCATCCTCGGCTTCTGGATGGAGCTCGGCCTGTCGGGGTTCCGGGTGGACGCCGTGCCGTTCCTCATCGAGCAGGTCACCAACGACGGTGACGACCTGCCCGACCCGCACGAGTTCTTCGCCTGCCTGCGGGCCTTCCTCAGCCGCCGCGACGGCAGCGCGATCCTGCTCGGCGAGGTCAACCTGCCGTACCCGGACCTGGTGAAGTACTTCGGCAAGGACCTCGGCGACGAGCTCACCATGTGCTTCGACTTCATCAGCATGCAGCGGACGTACCTGTCGCTCGCGCGCAAGGACGCGCGGCCGCTCGCCGCCGCGCTGCGGGAGCGGCCCAACCCGCCCAGGGACAGCCAGTGGGCGACGTTCATGCGCAACCACGACGAGCTCACGCTCGACAAGCTCAGCGACACCGAGCGCGAGGAGATCTTCGCGGCGTTCGGCCCGGACAAGGACATGCAGGTGTTCGGGCGTGGTCTGCGACGCCGCCTGCCGCCGATGCTCGGCGGCGACCGGGAGCGGATCAAGATGGTCTACAGCCTGCTGTTCTCCCTGCCGGGCACACCGGTGCTCTTCTACGGCGAGGAGATCGGCATGGGGGAGAACCTGGAGCTGGAGGGCCGCCTCGCCGTACGGACGCCCATGCAGTGGACCCCCCACCGCAACGGCGGCTTCAGCGAGGCCGACCCCGCGAAGGTCGGCATGCCCATGACGAAGGGCGACTTCGGCCCCGAGAAGGTGAACGTCAGCGCGCAGGAACGCGACCCCGACTCGCTCCTGGCGTGGATCACCCGCCTGATCCGGCACTACCGCGACTGCCCGGAGTTCGCCTGGGGGAAGTACACCGTGCTCGACACGGGCGTGGACGCGGTGTTCGCGCACCGCGCGGACTGCGACGGCGAGACGGTCGTCGCCGTGCACAACCTCGGCGACGCCGAGACCGAGGTGGAGCTCACCCTGGAGGGGCTCGACTCCTCGAAGGTGCTGACCGACCTGCTCGTGGACGGCCGGGTCGAGATCGGCGACTCGGGCCGGGCCGGCTTCCCGATGGGCCGGTACGGCTGCCGCTGGTTCCGGGCCTCCACCCCCGAGACCGCCCCCGCCGACTCCGCGGACCCTTCCTAG
- a CDS encoding cold-shock protein, whose product MSEGTVKWFNSEKGFGFIAPDDGTADVFVHYSAITSNGYRSLDQNQRVSYVTVQGTKGPQAEQVTPL is encoded by the coding sequence TTGTCTGAAGGCACTGTCAAGTGGTTCAACTCCGAAAAGGGCTTCGGTTTCATCGCTCCGGACGACGGCACCGCTGACGTGTTCGTTCATTATTCGGCGATAACGTCGAACGGTTACCGTTCGCTGGACCAGAATCAGCGGGTCAGTTATGTGACCGTTCAGGGCACCAAGGGACCGCAGGCCGAACAGGTCACGCCGCTGTAG
- a CDS encoding aminoglycoside phosphotransferase family protein: MERPSLAEEAFEVLREVCARIGVDARGAQLMRLRSNAVFKLRANAPGWDRAGGGGRAGGGRAGRARGQASGEMVVRIATAPDALTRLPVVLAVARWLADRGFPTVRPVDEIPGQPIVHEGRAVTFWRYVPSRGRPTTRQLGGVLRSLHREPVPPMGLRTLTDPLAEVRHAVEQRAEVLTPGQRSWLSDRIEELTGRWRDLDTGAPVLLHGDAWIDNLLRCQDGHVVLCDWDGVAVGPREWDLVHTYHGQRRFGLSTDDVDGFAHAYGSDLRQWPGYGTLMEVRDMYAVGIHIRNAAGDPFSRQELPRRLDSLTRGDGQARWYMAAPA, encoded by the coding sequence ATGGAACGCCCGTCGCTGGCCGAGGAGGCGTTCGAGGTCCTGCGCGAGGTCTGCGCGCGGATCGGGGTGGACGCGCGTGGCGCGCAGCTCATGCGGCTGCGCAGCAACGCCGTCTTCAAGCTGCGCGCGAACGCGCCGGGCTGGGACAGGGCAGGCGGCGGCGGGAGGGCAGGCGGCGGCAGGGCCGGCAGGGCACGCGGGCAGGCGAGCGGGGAGATGGTGGTGCGCATCGCGACGGCGCCGGACGCGCTGACCCGCCTGCCGGTGGTCCTGGCGGTCGCCCGCTGGCTCGCCGACCGGGGCTTCCCGACCGTGCGGCCGGTCGACGAGATTCCCGGTCAGCCCATCGTCCACGAGGGACGGGCGGTGACCTTCTGGCGGTACGTCCCCTCCCGGGGCCGTCCGACGACCCGGCAACTCGGCGGGGTGCTGCGCAGCCTCCACCGCGAGCCGGTGCCGCCGATGGGGCTGCGGACGCTCACCGACCCGCTCGCCGAGGTGCGGCACGCGGTGGAGCAGCGGGCCGAGGTGCTCACCCCCGGACAGCGGTCCTGGCTGAGCGACCGCATCGAGGAGCTCACCGGGCGCTGGCGCGACCTGGACACCGGTGCGCCGGTGCTGCTGCACGGAGACGCGTGGATCGACAACCTGCTGCGCTGCCAGGACGGGCACGTGGTGCTGTGCGACTGGGACGGTGTGGCCGTCGGGCCGCGCGAGTGGGACCTGGTGCACACCTATCACGGGCAGCGCCGGTTCGGGCTGTCGACGGACGACGTGGACGGCTTCGCCCACGCGTACGGCTCCGACCTGCGGCAGTGGCCGGGCTACGGCACGCTCATGGAGGTGCGGGACATGTACGCCGTGGGCATCCACATCCGCAACGCCGCCGGAGACCCGTTCTCCCGGCAGGAACTGCCCCGCCGGCTCGACTCGCTCACGCGCGGTGACGGCCAGGCCCGGTGGTATATGGCGGCACCGGCATAG
- a CDS encoding XRE family transcriptional regulator: MARGEHSPACARRWREQAQIRQWTLWQTVQAIHGCCGVSLLKAHRLGRGWSARQAIEELEHLCDQQDLGHPHASIDLLNAWENNRARPRPQTIDLLARLYRANAVRLGLAADYCEDTGGQRIVVVGPGQTGEQARTEDLTADDAERRALFHQAMLLGTPNGRFFAEVEGIRHELDRTLAMGTVNEDQLDRLDEQVLRYRREYMTTPPMPMLCRVMLEISDVRRLSAARQPSSVQRRLLTATTMLTLLAADALMKLGDTRQAHTWYGTARAASDDVGDLRLRALVRAQQTMLLYYYGDLNETVRLAREARMLAGSAPSSPAALAAAAEARALARMGDGKAARIALAEAEQIFARMRGMSQDDLAFVFTEKRMTFYRTGTLIELGDAQKIKGMDTFPPGFQTIDPALILLDQASHLARSGDHEEACRIAAEALRQVPAEHRTSIVVTRARALLADADPSLPAVRRLRQVLAESSPALVLSGLFPSAENA; encoded by the coding sequence ATGGCCCGCGGAGAGCACTCACCCGCTTGCGCGCGACGCTGGCGCGAACAGGCGCAGATTCGGCAGTGGACGCTGTGGCAGACCGTCCAGGCGATCCACGGGTGCTGTGGTGTCAGCCTGCTTAAGGCCCACCGGCTCGGGCGCGGCTGGTCGGCCCGGCAGGCCATCGAGGAGCTGGAGCACCTGTGTGACCAGCAGGACCTCGGGCACCCGCACGCGAGCATCGACCTGCTGAACGCCTGGGAGAACAACCGCGCCCGCCCGCGCCCGCAGACGATCGACCTGCTGGCCCGCTTGTATCGTGCCAACGCCGTCCGGCTCGGCCTCGCCGCCGACTACTGCGAGGACACGGGCGGGCAGCGGATCGTCGTGGTGGGGCCGGGCCAGACCGGCGAGCAGGCCCGTACGGAGGACCTGACCGCCGACGACGCCGAGCGCCGGGCGCTGTTCCACCAGGCGATGCTGCTCGGCACGCCGAACGGCCGGTTCTTCGCCGAGGTCGAGGGCATCCGCCACGAGCTCGACCGCACTCTCGCCATGGGCACGGTGAACGAGGACCAGCTCGACCGGCTGGACGAGCAGGTCCTGCGCTACCGTCGCGAATACATGACGACCCCGCCGATGCCGATGCTCTGCCGGGTCATGCTGGAGATCTCGGACGTGCGCCGGCTCAGCGCCGCCCGCCAGCCGTCCTCGGTGCAGCGCCGCCTGCTCACCGCGACCACGATGCTCACGCTGCTCGCCGCCGACGCGCTGATGAAGCTGGGCGACACGCGCCAGGCCCACACGTGGTACGGCACCGCCCGGGCCGCCTCCGACGACGTGGGCGACCTGCGGCTGCGCGCGCTCGTCCGCGCCCAGCAGACGATGCTCCTGTACTACTACGGCGACCTGAACGAGACCGTCCGGCTGGCCCGCGAGGCGCGGATGCTGGCCGGTTCTGCGCCCAGTTCCCCGGCGGCGCTCGCGGCGGCGGCCGAGGCCCGCGCGCTGGCCAGGATGGGAGACGGCAAGGCGGCCAGGATCGCGCTCGCCGAGGCCGAGCAGATCTTCGCCCGGATGCGCGGCATGAGCCAGGACGACCTCGCCTTCGTCTTCACCGAGAAGCGGATGACGTTCTACCGCACCGGCACCCTGATCGAGTTGGGGGACGCCCAGAAGATCAAGGGGATGGACACCTTCCCGCCGGGCTTCCAGACGATCGACCCGGCGCTGATCCTGCTCGACCAGGCGAGCCACCTCGCGAGGAGCGGCGACCACGAGGAGGCGTGCCGGATCGCGGCCGAGGCGCTGCGGCAGGTGCCGGCCGAGCACCGCACCTCGATCGTGGTCACCCGGGCCAGGGCCCTGCTCGCGGACGCCGACCCCTCCCTGCCCGCCGTACGGCGCCTGCGGCAGGTGCTGGCCGAGTCGTCGCCCGCGCTCGTGCTGAGCGGGCTGTTCCCGTCCGCAGAGAACGCCTGA